In the Malaclemys terrapin pileata isolate rMalTer1 chromosome 12, rMalTer1.hap1, whole genome shotgun sequence genome, one interval contains:
- the TMEM74B gene encoding transmembrane protein 74B, translating to MATSCPLELRGLGKGPGGCSVPRTAPTAGLDNASYQAPEEEETWFRSGEEAGSGPGGGAARARAQRGDLSPRSEDGPLPEPAGHSVDYGFISALIFLVSGIVLVVIAYTIPREPRVDPAAVTAREMERLEMYYARLGSHLDKCIIAGLGLLTLGGMLLSVLLLVSIYKGELYRRRTFPGSRGPRKTYGSINLRLRQLNGDGGQALVENEVIQVAESTAISQGS from the coding sequence ATGGCgacttcctgccccctggagctgaGGGGCCTCGGGAAGGGCCCCGGGGGCTGCTCAGTACCGCGGACAGCTCCCACCGCCGGCCTGGACAACGCCTCCTACCAGGCGCCGGAGGAAGAGGAAACCTGGTTCCGGAGCGGCGAGGAGGCGGGGAGCGGCCCCGGGGGAGGCGCCGCCCGGGCCAGGGCGCAGCGGGGAGACCTCTCGCCCAGGTCGGAGGATGGGCCCCTGCCGGAGCCCGCTGGCCACTCTGTGGACTATGGGTTCATTTCGGCCTTGATCTTCCTCGTGAGTGGGATCGTGCTGGTGGTGATCGCCTACACCATCCCCCGGGAGCCCCGGGTGGACCCCGCCGCAGTGACGGCCCGGGAGATGGAGAGGCTGGAGATGTACTACGCGCGCCTGGGCTCCCACTTGGACAAGTGTATCATCGCAGGCCTGGGGCTGCTGACCTTGGGGGGCATGCTGCTCTCCGTGCTGCTGCTGGTCTCCATATACAAAGGGGAGCTGTACCGGAGACGGACCTTCCCGGGCTCCCGGGGGCCAAGGAAAACCTACGGATCTATAAATCTGAGACTGAGACAACTCAATGGCGATGGGGGACAAGCCTTGGTAGAGAATGAAGTCATCCAGGTGGCAGAGTCTACAGCAATCAGCCAGGGGTCTTAG